In the genome of Brachypodium distachyon strain Bd21 chromosome 3, Brachypodium_distachyon_v3.0, whole genome shotgun sequence, the window TTAGTTATTAACATGCATTTAAAGAATTATAACTCTACATCTTAACACGTGATCGGAAAATATTGCGTTAATGATGAAAATGTTACAACCACGGGCGAACCCACAGTGGGGGCACAACGGGCGTGTGTCCGGGTTTTTCCCGCGACGCATCCATATGGAAGTAACGACTCTAATGCCTTCATGTGACATAAATCGTGAAGCTTAATTAAGCCGGAGTGCCCATGCCTTAGGCTAGCTCCGCCAACAGTTACGAGATTACcacttctttctttgttttgtagGATCATGAAAATATTATATTTAAAGAATTATACGAGCGACTGTCTACATATCAAACAAAAACACTTACTAATCAAATGTCACTAGGAGTTCAGAAAAAGGACTAGCAAGCGTTTGAGCAAAAGTATTGATAGAATAATGATGGAAAAATTGAAACTCCCATGAGGATTTATTCTTGAAAAAACTACAAAAGATTGACCAATTCAGTTTGAACTTTAAAATTTTGTACATATATGAGTTATATATCACACATGATCAGTCGTCTCAGGTAGGGACCTTTAGTTCGCAGTTGATCGATCTGTACATTTTTTAGATGCACAACTAGATATCATCTCAAACAATCTATTAGTTTGACACAAACATTGGTCAACCAACCTGCTCGCATTATAAACTTAAAATTGTGGATTATGATCTAAAACCACATAAACAAAAATATGTGTCATATTCAAAACACGATATAATTTCATACTTGTAGGCGTAGTTTGATTAGTTAAATCTACTTTTCTAGATGTACGTTTTTAGTAAAACTGTCTATATAGCGACTAATCTCTAAACTTTATTTGAGTGTATTTGTGTAGTGATGTTTTTTAATTAAGTGTTTGTAGCTACTAATCATGCTCCATGACACAAGTTTTCATTTCTTAATTATATACTGGCATATACAAGTGACATACCACTATCATTTATTTGGTGCTTTCAAAATAATACATCGATACATAAACTCAGTGAATCAAAATACGAATAAGAATGTTTCCCGCGCCCGCGCAATTGCGCGGGACACCATGCTAGTTAGCTGAAATACAGTATATGTGATTGTTGTTTGGTACCTTCCTTGGATGCTTGATGCACGCAATAGAATGAAGAAAATGTTGTGTTTGGTTTCGCCTAAGATATACGCATAACCTATGCAGTGGACTGGTTAACCTAGCGGAAGAGGGCCAAAACTTcctctgtttcaaaatatagatgtataatttttgtttgctgtCAATGTTTTAAAATTCGATCAACTTTATAataaaatatatcaacatCTACTATGACAAATGTAGATCATTAGATCCATTATCAATATACTTTCATAGTAAATTTTGGTTTGACACAATATATAGGCAATGTATCCTGTGAGTCTCACCTCTTCCGTGTATCCGTGCATCCGAGCTGGCTCAGCCCAACAATTTACATCCAGCGGATCAAGTCTAAAGCAATTCTCTAACGGCATCTCCAAACGCAATGGGCAAATCCTAGTTATCCGTCCGTTTTAGTCCGCGGACAAAAATACCAATTCAACGGGAGTTGATAAACGCCGGCCATCCGTCCGTTTGTTCGCAGACAAGCAAAAGGACGCCACATCATCAATTTGAGCCCaggaaaaaggagaaataAATACTTGAGGTTAGGATAATAGTTGTGTATTGCTGTGGACACTTGAGGTTAGGATAATAGTTACAATATGTATTAGCACCAGCGTGCTGCTAGCCTGTATAGCagcttgcttgctgctgcaATCCCGTGggcttgcttgctgctgctaatCGTACTAGGTAAATGTCCATGCCTGTTACAAAATTGAAAATCAGCATTATGCATGAGTTGCTGTGTATTGCTGTGTATATGCCCGAACTGAGGCTGCATGTTGAGTGTATCGTCTCATTGTTGTTTATTGTTGGGCTCAACGTGGTACTTCTAGGAGTATCACGAAGAGTGTATGATGCATTTGATCTTGTGATTGCACCGCATGATTAGTGTTTATTTTGGTACTATGTGATTTGAGATGTTTGGACCATATCGTTTTAATCAATTTACACTCTACTATTTATTGTTGCATTGATATTGTTTGATAATCATTCATTGAGAAATAGACGTGGACAATTTGAAAAGTGGACATTTGACTTTTGTACTTTGGGTGATATGTAAATGGACACCTGCCAAATTGTCCGGACGGTGGACAAATAGACGGGTGGCTTGTCATTTGGCTGGTCATTCTTGGAAATGCTCTGACTCTTGCTTTGTCCGGCTGCCCCTGACCCTGGAGGTGCTCGGAAACCTAAACCTCATTTTGAAGGGCTCCGGCAGGTCGGCGATTTTTGACCGGCGTGCAAACTTTAGGAAATTTGACAGCGTACAGAAATTATACTCATTATATTTTGAGACGAAAAGAGTATATGACTATATCCTATATATCCTAGTTTTCTCAAATAATCACCATATCTCAGTCACACCAAAGATTATGCACCGATCGATGTCCAGAAGCTGGGGACTCTTTTCCAAATAAATCACAAACATGCACCAGATGACTCGTTATCTTAAGGTGTATACAGAAAATCCTATCCGTCAAACATGTTTTAAAATGGCCGCATGGCATCACAGATGACGCATCGATGCCTCTGCTCcactcccaagtcccaacgcAGCTGGCACCTTTAGATACAGTGCCCTTTACTCTGATCCACCGAGTACCTAGCAAACGACACGATAGTGCAAAGCTCGGCCTGTCAATCCTCGCACGCACAAATCTAACAGAGATGACGACCGGAGAATGCGAACTGAGGCTGCTCGGCCTATGGCTAAGCCCATTCGTGACCAGGGTGAAACTTGCCCTCACCCTCAAGGGCCTGAGCTACGAGAACGTCGAGGAGGACCTCTCCAACAGGAGCGAGCTCCTCCTGAGCTCCAACCCGGTGCACAAGAAGGTGCCCGTGCTCATCCACAACCGTGCTCCGGTGTGCGAGTCCATCGTCATCTTGCAGTACATCGATGAGGCGTTCGCCAGCACGGGCCCGTCTCTCCTCCCCTCCGACCCCCACGAGCGCGCCACCGCTCGCTTCTGGGCCGCCTACATCGACGACAAGCTCGTGGTGCCGTGGGTGCACTCGTTCAGGGGCGAGACGGAGGAGGTCAGGTCCCAGGGGAAGAACCAGATGCTCGCCGCCGTGGAGACCCTAGAGGGAGCCCTGAGGGAGTGCTCCAAAGGGAAACCTTTcttcggcggcgacggcgtcgggCTCGTCGACATTTCGTTGGGGAGCTTGGTCTCGTGGGTGCACGCTACGGAGGTGATGTCTGGGATGAAGATCTTCGATCCTGCCAAGACCCCGCTCTTGTCCGCGTGGATGGAGCGCTTCGACGAGCTCGACGCCGTCAAGGCTGTCATGCCGGACATCGGGAGGATGGTCGAGTTCAAGACGGGGCAGGCAGAAGCTctcgctgccgcggcagcttCACAAAGCTAGTAACTAAACTAAGCCGGCAAGGAGATCGACTCACATGTGACCCCCATTAATCGCGATATTGTTTTGTACTGTACTGTGTTGTTGTTTCGTGTCATTTTGTCAGCTGCTCGATGCATTAATCATCATTAAGGAAGTGTCAAGTGAAGGGACTGCCCATTTCAAGGTGGGTTGTCATAATTGAAATTTTCTAGCCAAGTTTAATTTACCTGTTTTACTACTATTTAACCATTCTTTACCGCGGTATGCAATCCATTTCTCTATAGGAAATTGTGCACCTACACATTTTCGACATCATGCCCAACTTGGTCGAGAAAAGTTATTTCTCAACGGAATCGAGAAACAGCAAATCTGATAAAAAGATAATCTTCCCCTTAAAATAATCATTTTGTCTTAGGTGAGTAATTCACTATTTCTAGGAAGATCAGAGTACTTGTGAAGCAACAAACTGACACGTGCTCTTAGTTTGTCACTCTCGCTTCTCTCTACAAAATTGTCCGACAAAATTAAGGCTAGACCAAGACCACCTCCTGTAACCATCTCAAACTCTATCATTCTCTCAATCTCCCAGCTCTCAGACGTAGTTCATACTGCGGATTCCTTCATCCCCGTATTATCATATTGGTTCTTCAGGGGTTTTTTAAGAGGGAAAACTattccggcctctgcatcaactGATGCGCACGGCCATCTTTATTGCAAAGTAAACAAAAGTAAAAGTAAACAAAAGTAATACAATTCATTGATCAGCGATAGTGGATATAAAGATAAACCAACCGAGCAGCTCTAACAAGACGAATTATGCATCTAGGCATCTAATAAACCGCCATCCAACCCGGCTGAAAATATATCGATTGACCATCTCCAGTCGGTTGCATCCAGTATCCAAAAGCTCCCGCAAATGCGTAGGAAGCAAGAAAACCTACAGTCGAATCCTATGGGTAGCTCTAAAGACgacctaaaaaaaatgtggaacTCTGGTTCAATTAAAaacaacattatttatgcaattccaaatagcccaacagaAAGCCGAAACTCCCATCCGAATATGTGTCTTGTTTTTTATCTAACCCATTAAGCCAATTGTCAAACAAATTAGTAATCGAAGTCGGTGGAGGCAAATTAAAAGAAATATAAATGATGCGCCATACAATGCGAGCTAAAGGACACGAGAGAAAGAGATGTCGTATAGTTTCACCAGAGTCACAAAAGCAACATTTTAAACTCCCCTCCGAATATTGTTTAGCAAGATTCTCTTTAGTTAAACAACTTTGCGGTCGAGAAACCACATAAATATCTTCACTTTTGAAGGAATATTCCACAGATATTTCTGACGAAAGACCGTTTGTCTTCCGTGAAGTGCGGGTACATAGACTTTACAGTAAAAATGTCCGAGGAAGAAAGACTCCAAACAAACGTATCCGGCTCACCAGAAAATTGCGCCAACATCAAGCGGTGAACCAAATGCAGCCAACATGCCATTTGTGTCCGTGAGGTTCCTTCTAAAACTTATATTCAGAGAAACCAACACAATTGTAGCAACAAAAACATTTTTGTGCTGCACAATCCGAAAAAGCGAGGGGTATTGGTAAGCAAGTGGTGAATTGCCCAGCCCCGTGTCCTCCCAGAAACGAATTCCAGTACCGTCCCCTAGGATAAATATACCGTGGCTAAACAATGTCATCTTTAACTTTCATGAGCCCTTTCCAAAATGGAGAATCAATAGGTCTACCAGACGTCTGGGAAAGAGTGTCACCATGAAGGTACTTGTTATATAGCAACTCTTGCCGCATCCCTTCCTCATCGAGGAGCTTGAAAAGCCATTTGCTTGGCAAGCATCTATTCTTAATTTCTATTGGTTCTTCAGTTAACATAACCAAATTGGCGAACAGGAATAGGGGGGATGGAGTAGAAGAACCAGACACTAGGTCCAAGGTCAATAGGACACAGTGAATCGATGCAtgttcagaagaaaaaagaacagagcATAGGCGTCCGGCACTCCCACATCACAGAGATAaccttctactccctccgtcctgaattAACCGACGtggattcttatacaaatccacatccgttaatttgggacggagggagtacaatactCTCTCCACCGTTTTAAAGTGTCTGTGACACATTTCGAAATTTATTTGACCATTAATTATATCGTCATATGAGAGCGCGTGTTCTCCAGTCGAGTGACAGTTTAGTTTTGCAGAGTTGAGATTTCAGTTTATTGGTTTGACGTCTCTGATTGTCACTGCTTATGTTCCGAAATATAATATGTTATAGCTTTAAGTTAAATTTATCATTTTTTAGAAGAATCTATCAACATATATAACTCTAAATTAGGTCAAATCCGTTatgatatttatatttttgtagTAGAATTATTTGATATATCAATGTTAGTATATCTCTCGATAAACTTATTCAAATTTCAAGAAGttgtatttaggaacggaggcaGTACATGACATCTACGCATAGAACAACTTCCTGGGAGGCCTAAAGACGCCCTTGCAACTTCGTATTTTGGCCCCAGCTGTACAAGAGTCCATTCAATCTAGAAACCCAAATTGCTAATTTTTTGAAGGGATAAGAAGTAATTGCGAGTTACGAGCAACTCAGTCAACTACTACACACTGCCGGCTCTGGCCTTGAAATGCGGGGAACTAGAATCAACCTCTGGCATCtagttttgttgttttactTATTACGTTTTGTGTGTTCTTCATGGCGGCATCTGAATGGTGGAGACTGGAGATGACGTCGTCTAGAAGATTAGTGTCTTAACTCCTTCTATGTTCTGGTATAGGCATCGTGGCCTACTCCATGGAGTTAGTGCTTATCGCGACTAATCTTTAGGTAGTATTTTTCCTTGTCGATTCATCGACGATGTAGCGGTTTCACGGCTTACCATGCAAGGGGCGTGTCACCGGCTATGGTGTGTTCAACAATCTTATGTT includes:
- the LOC100843378 gene encoding uncharacterized protein LOC100843378; translation: MTTGECELRLLGLWLSPFVTRVKLALTLKGLSYENVEEDLSNRSELLLSSNPVHKKVPVLIHNRAPVCESIVILQYIDEAFASTGPSLLPSDPHERATARFWAAYIDDKLVVPWVHSFRGETEEVRSQGKNQMLAAVETLEGALRECSKGKPFFGGDGVGLVDISLGSLVSWVHATEVMSGMKIFDPAKTPLLSAWMERFDELDAVKAVMPDIGRMVEFKTGQAEALAAAAASQSIVAYSMELMAGAGDELKLIGTWASPFVLRVKLALSFKGLSFLDVEEDFTHKSELLLASNPVHKKVPVLIHGDKCICESQIIVQYIDEVFCGTGVPSLLPADPHDRAVARFWAAYIDDKLLASWLQAARGKTEEEKAEGLKQTFAAVETMEAAFKACAKGKPFFGGDSVGYLDVTLGALVAWVHAGAALYGMRLFDEAKSPLLAAWVESFGALDAAKAVLPDCDKLVEFAKMRQAQAAAAEDN